A window from Dromaius novaehollandiae isolate bDroNov1 chromosome 1, bDroNov1.hap1, whole genome shotgun sequence encodes these proteins:
- the C1HXorf38 gene encoding LOW QUALITY PROTEIN: uncharacterized protein CXorf38 homolog (The sequence of the model RefSeq protein was modified relative to this genomic sequence to represent the inferred CDS: inserted 2 bases in 1 codon; deleted 2 bases in 1 codon): MSSVCVVMQIYMACRQMQVSGPDQCGTAALLNLLXNHFRDMNQRKVTELKLTRLVPRSPLFFLSTWYCVGKSTNSICSGVGTTPCLPAFVLLLGEPLRMPLGGSFGVEWLWPCCGIAVSPPPFQVIKCCNELMLSSEVRISSPWLEEFGKKTLDLLNEFQTVPEAGSASTAIKKKKKRGGSCSHLEQLLSSDWAVHVQEGAGQLDELEEEMERFLTFAQIKEMKQELLKDKLQEVYLLVEEQERLSEKLL; the protein is encoded by the exons ATGAGCAGCGTGTGTGTTGTTATGCAGATTTACATGGCTTGCAGGCAGATGCAAGTTTCTGGACCAGATCAGTGTGGCACAGCAGCACTCCTTAATCTTCT TAACCACTTCAGAGATATGAATCAGCGGAAGGTCACAGAGCTAAAACTGACGAGACTAGTTCCAAGGAGTCCTCTCTTCTTTCTTAGCACATGGTATTGTGTAGGCAAGAGCACCAACTCCATTTGCTCAGGAGTCGGAA CgactccctgcctgcctgcgtTCGTCCTGCTCTTGGGTGAGCCCCTCCGCATGCCACTTGGAGGTTCGTTTGGTGTAGAGTGGCTGTGGCCATGTTGTGGCATtgctgtttctcctcctccttttcaggTGATTAAATGTTGCAATGAGCTAATGCTTTCTTCAGAAGTTAGAATTTCTTCTCCCTGGTTGGAGGAGTTTGGGAAGAAGACTTTGGACTTACTAAATGAATTCCAGACAGTGCCAGAGGCTGGATCTGCTAgtacagctattaaaaaaaagaaaaaaag AGGGGGAAGTTGCTCACACCTCGAACAGCTTCTGTCATCAGATTGGGCTGTCCATGTAcaagagggagcagggcagctggaTGAACTGGAAGAAGAGATGGAAAGGTTTTTGACTTTTGCC CaaataaaggaaatgaagcaGGAATTACTGAAGGACAAACTTCAAGAGGTCTATCTTCTGGTAGAAGAGCAGGAAAGGCTGTCTGAAAAATTACTATAG